Part of the Caulobacter sp. SL161 genome is shown below.
GGTCGATCGGAGGCCGTGACGCGTCCGAATTCGGGAGGCAGTCCGGCGGCCTGGAAAGCGGCCGCGGCCGCCTCGCTCAAGGACCGCTTCAAATCGTTCATTGCTTGGTGGTCGTCCCTGATTGGGTTTGGCCTTGCTGGGCGGGCGCCGCCTGGCCGGCATTGACCCGGAAGCGCTTGCCGTCACGGTTGAAGGCGGCCATTTCCGGCGTCACATCGAAGCCCAGCAGGACCTCGAAATTCCCGCCGCTGACCTTGGCGTCAGCGCGGGGGATGGTGATCTGCTCGATCGTTTCGCGGGCATAGACGCGATCCTCGCCGGCGGCGAAGCTGACGGGGAGATCGAAATATTCCTTGGCGATGACCGCCTGGTTGCGCTCGGTCACCGCCACCCAGTAGCGATAGACGTGCTTGTCGCCCTCGGCCTGCGGACCACGGCCCAGCTGGAACAGCGCCTCGATACGGATCTTGATCGGCTCGTCGCCCTTGTAGGCGCAGCCCGAGGTCAGGCTCTGGATCTCGCCGGTGAAGCCGGCCTGGGCGGCCGACTCCTTGCCGTCCTTGAACTGGACATAGCGGCTGGCGTCGTAGAG
Proteins encoded:
- a CDS encoding Tat pathway signal sequence domain protein, with product MRRTFTLALSALMAVSIAATTATAVHAQSRGDQGGGEDDAAKKRKRDEEWNQPKAPLPQLRNAGPCPYVKVLYDASRYVQFKDGKESAAQAGFTGEIQSLTSGCAYKGDEPIKIRIEALFQLGRGPQAEGDKHVYRYWVAVTERNQAVIAKEYFDLPVSFAAGEDRVYARETIEQITIPRADAKVSGGNFEVLLGFDVTPEMAAFNRDGKRFRVNAGQAAPAQQGQTQSGTTTKQ